The proteins below come from a single Candidatus Methanoperedens sp. genomic window:
- a CDS encoding fibrillarin-like rRNA/tRNA 2'-O-methyltransferase has protein sequence MEDIKIIETGLDNAFILIEEGSKWLVTKNLTPGIQVYGEKLTCVANVEYRLWDPYRSKLAAMIMKCSSVSLKKDYSVLYLGAANGTTASHVSDIVSLGEVFAVEFSPRAMHDLIRVSIPRLNLIPILADALHPNSYKNMVGEVDFLYQDIAQREQARIAIRNAELFLKKDGILVLIIKPRSIDSTKKTSEVINSEVSKLENTFKVKELINLEPFHSDHAAVIAQKI, from the coding sequence ATGGAAGATATCAAGATAATCGAAACAGGGTTGGACAATGCCTTTATTTTAATCGAAGAAGGTTCAAAATGGCTTGTCACAAAAAACCTCACCCCGGGAATACAGGTTTACGGTGAAAAGCTCACATGTGTGGCGAATGTTGAGTATCGCCTCTGGGACCCGTATCGCAGCAAGCTTGCCGCCATGATAATGAAATGTTCTTCAGTATCGTTAAAAAAGGATTATAGCGTTCTTTATCTCGGCGCTGCCAATGGAACCACTGCAAGCCATGTTTCTGATATTGTTTCTCTCGGCGAGGTTTTTGCAGTGGAATTCTCTCCCCGCGCTATGCACGACCTTATCCGCGTCAGCATCCCACGATTGAACCTCATCCCCATACTTGCGGATGCATTGCATCCTAACTCATACAAGAACATGGTAGGAGAGGTGGATTTCCTGTATCAGGATATAGCCCAGCGTGAACAGGCAAGGATAGCCATAAGGAATGCAGAGCTGTTCCTCAAAAAGGATGGTATTTTAGTATTGATAATAAAACCCAGAAGTATAGACTCCACAAAAAAAACAAGCGAAGTAATAAACAGCGAGGTAAGTAAGTTAGAGAATACTTTCAAAGTCAAGGAGTTAATAAATTTAGAACCCTTCCATTCTGACCACGCAGCAGTTATAGCGCAAAAAATTTGA